TCTTTCTTTCTCGGTCTCTCCAGTACCCTACTCTGCCcttgttcttttcttcttctctctctctgctctgcCTCTGTCTTGTTTTGCTTTGCTTCTTCTCGATGCCATCGATGCCTGCATGACTGCTTGCACCTAGCAACTTCCTCTTGCCAAGAACGGGCGGTCGCAGCAAGTAAGTTAGCCTATCTAGCAACTTCCTCTTCTCCATTACTCCCTACTCCTTTCTGTTTGTTTCATTGCTTTCTTCCTTCCTAATACTGGAGTTGTACTAGTCTATTTCCATCTCAACATGCATGATTCCCAGAGAGTTCTTTGCTTAGGTTCACCTACCGATTAATTTCTTGGATACTAGCTGCTACTCGTATTATATACAGAGTAGTTTGTTGATTCTTCTCACACAAAAAACCTTACCTGCTACTAGCTACTAGCTTCTTCTGGTGTGGTGTTTAACTGTTTATAGAGTGTCCTTGACGTATTCTGATAGCTCCACCTGTCGGCTTGAAATTTCTAGAGGAAACTAGCTTAGGTGTCACCTGTTGCTGCTTCCTACTAACATGAAGTCTCtagaccaaaagaaaaaaagaggagagtATACTAGTCATTTTGCTCTATCAATTCTACTATTTACGTGATCACACAGGCTCTCCATACAAATATGATGTGAAATTTCTGATGAATTGCCTCTTGTTCATACTCATGACTTGGGCAGTGTGACATGtgaggctctctctctctctctctctctctctctctgtgcttGCTTCATTAATTTTGTGTTTCAGCCTTTCAGGGCTTGTTCAGCTTGAACGCCGGCTCATCATTTCAAAGGTATAGATGGCACACGCAAACAAGGTAACTCTCTAATACTTTGTTTGTATGAGGGGAAATATTACCTGTTTTCTTGTCTACAGTCCAAATTTAGTTAGTGAAAATTTGAAGAATATTGGCAGATTTACATGTGAAGAAACATGCATACTTCAACGTTATGACCTATTATTGGTCATACCAAAATctagaatatatattttttttaaagaactccttttcatatatttttccaAAAGAAATTTAAGGTCACTTATGGTTGCAGCTTTTGTTCATCTTTCTTGTCCACTTGCTCTGTCCAACCATACGTATTTGTCAAGTCAAGTATATATTCACCACTTGCTATTTACTGGCTGCTGATGCAGAATCACATTGAGTCATTTCCACCTCCTGGGAAAAAGATAACAATCGTGTTCGTCATAGGTATGCCTATCTGTTTTTAAACTAACCCACTGTGCTGAATAAGTAGTGCTCACACTACTACAAGCTTCAGCTTTTCCTAGTACTATGTGACTTCATACTCCATTGAGCTTTTGCTGAATCATTTAATTTGCAGGTGGCCCTGGCAGTGGCAAAGGCACTCAATGTGCCAAAATTGTTAAGCAGTTTGGCTTTACACATCTGAGTGCTGGTGATCTCCTTCGTGAAGAAGCAAAATATGATACTGAACAAGGGTAATTAACAACTGCTTAACTAGTCCAGTCCTGGTTTCTGGTAGCTGTTTTTATTGTTCCAACTGCTGCTGATCTGATTGTGTCGCTGATATCTATGTGTCATATGACTGTTTCGATCAGTACAATGATCAAGAATCTCATGAATGAAGGGAAGCTTGTGTCATCTGATCTCATCGTTAAGCTACTATTTAAGGCCATGCGAGAAAGTGGGAATGATAAGTTCCTTGTTGATGGATTTCCACGAAATGAAGAAAATCGACATGCGTATGAAAATATTGTAAGACTGTTGGTCTGAATGTCTTACCTTTAGGTCATTTTTGTGTTAAAAAGTGCAGCAATATTAATACATAAACCGAAAGGCACTAGTAGTTCTAAAGGGGACAGTATCACGATCTTTTTGTCGTGTGTTTTTAAAATGAGTATTGCTCTCGTGGCAGATCCACATTGAGCCAGAGTTCCTGCTGTTCATTGACTGCTCAAAGGAAGAGATGGAGCGGCGCATTTTGAACCGAAACCAGGCATTTTACTTGCTTGTGATTTCTTAGGCTCAGCATGTTGTTTCATTTGGTTGATCTGGGACTCTGAATTTTGCAATATGCAGGGAAGAGATGATGACAACATCGACACTATTAGGAGACGCTTTGATGTTTTTCAGCAGCAAACTCTTCCAGTTATTCAGTACTatgagaaaagggggaaactcAGAAAGGTATTCTCTTTGAATTTATGAACAACACAACGTGATAAAGTTATAGTTTAATAATGATAAAATAggagtaataaaaaataataaatatagctGCTGTATTCCATTTTTTGCTAGTACTAAGTTTTACTTGTTTTTGTGCCCTGAACTATGGATGTGCCTTTTCAGGTTGATGGTAACCGACAGGTAGATGAAGTTTTCGAAGACGTTAAGGCCATTTTTGCTCAGTTGAACAATCAGGTAACACCCATATTTCTCTCAGTTTGAAATCTCTAGTAGAAGTAATATTTGTATCTGCATAAAAAGCAAGAACTTTGAGGTTTTGCTCTGTTTTTTGTGTAGAAAATTCATGGTGGCCAGCAAGCTAGTGGTTTGAGCAGAGCACAAATGAATCCATTGAAACGTTGGTTCTTTGACTTTTTCTGCGGTGAGCAACTAACCTCCATTAGCAAGTTTCAGGTTACAATACATTTATCCATGACTAATTTACCATTTGATTGTCATTAGTTCATTACAtcaacaaaccaaacaagcacACACTACATTTATCTTGCTAATTTACCATGACTAATTTCTGCGTTTGTGATTGTCAGGTTGCTTTGGGACTAAAGAAGAAGCAAGAAACTGACAGTAGAAATGAAAGTGACATGATCTCTCTGCGTGTGTGTGGTGGACTGTGGAGTACCTAGAGGCTGGTGCAGAATTTcagaaagagagagaacaaaaaACTTGTGATGTCTTGAGTTACTACTAGTATATATGGTGATGGTGTGTTGTGCTAGTTGACTGTTTCGGTTCAATAGTCTAGTGTGACCTGTGAAGATACTGCATGttggcttgtttggtttgttgaTTGCAGCTTCGAGATTCATTATTATTGTTGGCTaaaaaatctgtgtgatttaACGTTAGTTAATAATAAAAGAGAGTGGGGAATTTATCCCATCaccttatgtttttcttttaataaatttatgatTGTGTGTGTTATGGCAGAAGCTGAAGATGTAAAACCATACATCATATCTTGatcatctattatattattaaaggaatagaaaaaggagcctctaCGTTcgcatctattatattattaaaggaatagaaaaaggagcctctaCGTTCACTcttatggcctagaaattctcacattaatcggaaaaaaaagaaaaagcagagtccatatagaaatacaatttagaaatagctgaaattcggaattaaaaaataaggaatattagaagagaagactagagtccatataaaaatacaatttagaaatagctgaaattcggaattaaaaaataagcaatattagaagagaagactagagtccatataaaaatacaatcaggaaatagctgaaattcggaattaaaaattaaggaatattagaagagaagactagagtccatatagaaatacaattataaaataactaaaattcggaattaaaaatatgaatagaaaaaggagcctctaCGTTCACTcttatggcctagaaattctcacattaatcggaaaaaaaagaaaaagcagagtccatatagaaatacaatttagaaatagctgaaattcggaattaaaaaataaggaatattagaagagaagactagagtccatataaaaatacaatttagaaatagctgaaattcggaattaaaaaataagcaatattagaagagaagactagagtccatataaaaatacaatcaggaaatagctgaaattcggaattaaaaattaaggaatattagaagagaagactagagtccatatagaaatacaattataaaataactaaaattcggaattaaaaataaggaatattagaagtagagtatagagtccatatagaaatacaattaggaaataactagagtccatatagaaatacaatttaaaaatagctgaaattcggaattaaaaaataaggaatattagaagaggagactagagtctatataggaatacaattaggaaataactaaaattcgaaattaaaaataagaaatattagaagaggagactagagtccatatagaaatacaattaggaaataactgaaattcggaattaaaaataaggaatattagaagtagagtatagagtccatatagaaatacaattaagaaaaaaaatagaaattcggaattaaaaaataaggaatattagaagtagagtacagagtccatatagaaatttaaaactaactaaaatttagaataaacataataaaattaaaagtagattttagagtccgtataaaaatacaatttacaaataactaaaattcgaaattaagaaaaacatgggaagaagaatttagaagtaactgaaattcgaaattaaaaattaaagaatattgaaagatgagtttagagtccacatagaatacaattagaaataataaaaattcagaaataaaaataaataatattggaagaagagcatagagtctatatagaaatacaatttacagaaaatttggaattaaaaaaaataaatattaaaagacgagtctagagtccatataggaatatatataatttacaaataactaaaatttgatattaaaagtAATTCATAACTAACACgtgtataaaatataatatgaaaattcagaaataaaaataaataatattggaagaagagcatagagtctatatagaaatacaatttatagaaaattcggaattaaaaaagaaatattaaaatatgagtctagagtccatataggaatatatataatttaaaaataactataatttgatattaaaaataattaataactaacacatatataaaatataatatgaatattacacattagtagttttgtaaagttattgtaaaatttaaaattatgttgtcattttaatatatttgaataatataatgagaaaacatatatgctattatatgagagaaaatataatgatgctagctgcgcaatctgcgcgggctacCATGCTAGTTACTTATAATGCAAGCTGTTGTTACTGATGAAGTTTGATGTGGCTGTTCCATATGTTCACTGCAAAATACCTCCTCTCTTCTAattagagatggcaatgggtacccataacccgagacccgacgggTTTTTACTCTATTAGGAGCTAATCGTGTTCTAACTCTTATACCCATGGGTCTACTAACGGGCGAAAACTCTTACCCATTGGGTACGTGGGTATGGGTCCGTTCTTTACCCACCCATACCCACCAACCCGTGGGTAGAAAAAACCCATTCATTGAGCTTAAAACTATGAGCAATATAACTCTCGACGACTACTAAATCATAGCATAAAACTCCTTTCACATCTTAAAGCATTGCTTAGTCtaattatataaaattattatttgattTCTTGATTATGTAATGTGATTGTATAATTTTATTTACTCGCCTTTGAACACTAATATTAATAGCATTGTTGCTAGAGAAAATATTGATGGTTTACAACTCTAATATGGCTAATTGCAGTACAAAACTATAAATACTACAAGTCAATTATATGGGTATGGGTACCCGTTGGATACCCGTTACCCGCACGGGTGTGGGTATGGGGACAATTTTGTACCCGCGATGGGTGTGGGTATTTAAGTGGGAGTATTTAGATATGGTGGGTGTGGGTATGGGGCAAGAGAACCCGATGGGTATGCATACTTCTAATAGAGACAGGGGTAGATTTGTTGGGCCAGTATTTCCAGGCCCATTAATTCGTATACCACCTTTAGAGTTCAGACTACAGTTACCGGCCTTATAAGCAGCGGTGATCTGTTCGTTGTTGCATAACGACTCGGGGCCTGTTTGTCAAATGGGTTTGAAAAAACAATATCCCATCCACTAAAGAATAAGATTTAATTCTAGGCATTCATCCTTTTCACCTCATATAAATCCACATCCTATTTACCAAACAGAGCATGATTACTTGCAACAAGTAAGGGTGACTTTGTggaaattttaactcatggtgacgtggacgaatctcggacgtccatttctcaATCCAACTGTAGTTTTTAAatttccactacatatgtgaTTTGCATACTGCATATTTTCCGGGCTATATATGTGGTACATAAAATGGAAAGCGGTCCATGAGAAGTCCTTTCAAAGCCCACTCACACATTGTTTCATGAGGAGAGACTCTCATCCATTAGTTCGCACGTGCGCGTCGGGAAGCGCAtgtcgcgcgcgcggctgccacAAGCTCATGCTATTATCTTAACGCTAATGACAGTGATTaccattattttttagaaacaatacataaattataatttagttaaaagttttaaatttatgTCGGCAACAAGCTGCAACTGCAagcagccggccggccggtcttCTCGATCGATAGGCTAGGAGATCAACGTAGTAGAACAGCAGGcaggcagctagctagctagctaattaatcaGGCCAAGCGATTAAGAcggcggccggcagcggcgacggcgacggagaaGGAAGGGTCGATGTGCGTGCGTTTCGCGATCATGcgcgagagagaaagaaaggaagaaaggaCGAATTGAAGGAAGGAAGAGAAAAGCAACAATTAATCAATCGATTGATGCACATGCATATAATGTCTCCAGAGGCcaatatgcatgcatggtggaGTCGATTAAGCAAGCTACCCCTGCATTGGTCGCCACTGATcccattgatcgatcgatcgatcgatcatctaAAGATATAAATctagctagatttttttttcttttgcttcgcGATCGATCGTGTCCCATCTGATCACGACCCTCTCCATGATCGATAGATCATGCAATGCAAGGACCCATCCTTCTCATTCATATGCATATTATTAGTTAAAGTgattgctaattaattaattagcacacTTTATTAACCCATCGACCTAGATTGTTGTTAATTAGATCATGTTGCTGTTGTTGACTggtcataaatatatatatatcgctgATATGATAGAGATGATACGATTATGACGCGTACTGCAGATGCCTCCTCTGGGTGATGCATGCATCTCTGGCCGATGGAGCTACATCGAGCAGCACATGCATGAACGATGTACCTATGTCTCCCGCTGTTGCCACACACGCACGGTTCATATTATCTATCATGAACCAGTGGTGATTAATATATTAAGCgttatatatattgcatatgAACGATCACAGATTGAATTGCTAGCTTTATCACATCCCTGTAGCTAGTCTGATCTCGATGCATGGAGACGATGatatgcaaatgcaaatgcagtcacgcgccggccggcctccatctctTTCCATGATTCGATCGATATATACATATGTGCATCCATTCATGCATGTTCCTTCTCTGTTGCGATCGATCTGATCCAaagcacaaatatatatattactccctccgtttaataTTAGAAGGCATTCTACCATtgctcacatttatatagatgttaatgaacctAGACAGGACaaatcttatactccctccgtcccgttaTATTTGACGTTTCCGACCAGATCGTGAAAATTAAGGAACGTGTGAAATTACATATTTGCCCTGGGCCTTCTCCTCTCAACGCGTGAGTCGCCACCGCGAGCCTGCGACAGAAGAAAGAGGCGGAAACGCCGCCACCCCCAACGCCGGAAACGCCGGCCGCTACGCCAGCCGCCGGGGCTCACCTCCAagatgccgccgccacccgtaCTCGCTGgaaccgtcgccgccacccctcTTTGCCGGAGCCGCCGGCGCTCTCTCCCGACGCCGCTACTCATAATTGGGCACCCCAGGCCTGAGACCCAGTAGAATCTTTGGACAAAATTTTACAACACTCATAGTAAGATCTCATGCCCTCCTTTTCACCTACAAcggcatcgatcgatcacccGAGCCATTTGCCATTTGCCACTGATCTATGAACACTGTAAAACCTTATCATTTCTCAGGTTCAGGCAcgctgcagctgctgcatcTGCCAAATTGTGCTTATCCTGTGCAAGAAATAGCTATAGATTGACTCGGCCGGGCAGGTGAGCAGTAGAACATTCAAATCTCCTTTTCTAAAGATGAATAAAGAAGAATGAATCAGTTGTGTTTACAGTATTCagattttaaactttaaaagttTGTGTTTTTACAGTATTTTCAGAGCTGCTCTTGGATTGCCAGTTTTTCGGCTGAAATTTCATAGCAGTTCTGATGATTTACTCCCTTCATTGCCCACTCAGAAAAACTCTCTTTTGCAGCAGTACACTAGTTTATCAAATTTCAACGTCCAATCTTCTGGGAAAAGAAGATTCAGACCATCATCTGCCAGAAGAAGTGCATTCATCATCTAATACAACAGGACAGTAACTCCTGAGCTATGCAAATAGGTGAGTTATATAATGCTCAGACAGACAAAGATCATCTTATATTGAATTTGGCTCAGTAATTTTCAGTGGGCAGATATGCTCGGACAGACAAAGAAAGGCTGACAGTGTCTTCAGACTTGTTCAGTTGCAGTTCAACTGGAAGAGTATCTACTGAGTGTACTCAGTTCTTGAGTTTCATTTTATTTACAAAATCTGAATTAATCCTTCAGTAGAAACCCTGTTTGCCGCTGGGCTGCTTGAACCTTCCTGGCTTCATCTCCTAGTAGAGCAATATTTTTTGCATCATTGCTGTGAGGTGATAATAGGACTGAAAAGTGACAATATGGTCAGATTTTGTGAGGTGATAATAGGCCTGAAAAGTGACAATATGGTCAGATTTTGTGCATGTTGAAATTCAGATTTTGTGAGAGGAAGAATCCAAGAGCAATTAGGATGTGACTTTCAGACCTACATTTAGATTTTGTAATAGTACTGTTCATTTTTAAATCTTGAATttacttcagtttttttttttgtcctcttAGCAGAATTTATGACAGTTCTTATGAATTCAGCATTTCACTGTGAATTCGCAGGACAGTAGTAGCACTCCTTGCTGAAACCTTAGGTTGCAGCTTCATCAAAGCAGACAACTACCATTCTCAGGCAAACAAAGGTCTGAAGAACTCATCATCTCACAACCAACCTACATTTCCCTTTTTCATTTCTGAACTTCTCAGTTCCTCCCTGTCCCTGACAACAGCAAAGATGAGAAATGGCATCCACTGTGTGCTGAATGAATCATGCCAAAAACCTTATTTATAAGCCACAGACAAGTGCAGCAGCTAAGCTAGCTCACCTTCCTCTTCACCACCAAGAACGCAAGAACGcagcgagagaggaggagattcAAGAACCGGAGGAATTGATGTCGTCTTCGGCTGTgattccgccgccgtcgccggagaggaGGGTGCCGATGGTggccgacgacggaggtggaGGACATGGGACGAGATGGTGGCGTCCGTCTCCATCCACTACTTCATCTGCCACAtgtgccgccacgccgccgcccggggCTCGTCGGCCTTCTCCGCCGTGTTGTCGGCGTCTTCCTCTGCTGCGCCGGTGCTTCCCGTCGTGGTGCGTCCCGCGTTGGCGGAGcacgcggcggagatggagcggCTCATCTCGCAGCTGCCGCTCTTCACGCTGGCGTCGTCGCTGGCGGCGCTCCCGAAGTCGTCCCGCGCCCGCTGCCGCCATCCCCTGCTTCTCCGCGCCGTCTCCGGCGAGGAAGGTGACTGTCGCCGTCGAACAGAGGGGTAAAGATGGAAACGGTTTTTCTGATTGTACtgcagcgtcaaacatttagactCCTTTTAAAATGAACTGCAACGTCAAACAAAacgggacgaagggagtaatatatatgaaatggaggaagcaGTAGATATAGATAAGATGTATGTCGTGCTGCCTCAACCTCAACTTCTCAACTCAGTGCATTCCATGTTTAGTGGCCATATATGCAACACGCATATATGCAGCCTTGGCCGCAAGACATGCATGCACGCAGGCCATATCGATTTTTATCTTGACCACCACTCAGATCAGAGCTGGTCTTCAGGGTGCTCTGCTCCCCTGGACATGTACACAGCACTCACCACCACCTCTCAGATTTTTGCTTGCATTGCATCCcacatgcgcgcgcgcgcgcgcgcgcacacacatatatatatatatatacgtatatatatatatatacgtatatatatgtatatatacgtatatatacgtatatatatatatacgtatatatacgtatatatacgtatatatacgtatatatacgtatatatacgtatatatacgtatatatacgtatatatacgtatatatacgtatatatacgtatatatacgtatatatagatatacgtacatatatgtatacgtatacgtatatatatgtatacgtacatatatatatatgtatacgtatatatatgtacatacatatatatacatatatctatatatacatatatgtatatatgtatatacgtatacatacatatatctatatatgtatatgtatctatatatgtatatatacatatatctatatatgtatatatacatatatgtatatatgtatatatgtatatgtatatatacatatacatacatatacatatatacatatacatacatatacatatacatacatatacatatatatatatatacatatatatacatatacatatactccctctgtttcgaaatgtttgacaccgttgactttttagcacatgtttgaccgttcgtcttattcaaaaacttttatgaaatatgtaaaattatatgcctacataaaaatatatttaacaatgaatcaaatgataggaaaagaattaataattacttaaattttttgaataagacgaacggtcaaacatgtgctaaaaagtcaacggcgtcaaatattttgaaacggagggagtatatacatatatacatatatacatatacatatatacatatatatacatatatatatacatatatacatatatatatatatatacatatatacatatatatatatggactagctaattaagctatcCATGTGTCATGTTTGTGATTCGTTAGGTCTTAGAAGCATACATTATGACTAAATTAGCTTAGAGATGCATTTAATAGTGTAGCAGTAATTAGCAAAAGAGTGTGTAGTTTTAACCCTGAAATCTCGTGTTCAATATCCAACATActcacaatttcttcttaaaaaatatttagaggGATGTCTCACCCTCCaaatctttttttattaaatttaggaAACATTTGCTATTACATGACACTCAAAGTTTGTGGATATTGTTGTTAGAGTACATCTTAAAAAAACATGACACGGCTCGAATACATTTCAAAAACTAGTAATTTGATAAAAGACACCATAGCTATTACTTTATTATTTTGACTAAATGGAGAgataaaaatttataaaaaagacAAGGTTACCCTTAAGCTAGGGGCTTGTTACCCAAGTTGGTCCGGTGCAAATTGGATCTAGGCCACATTCCTCCCCCGATTTAATCTCCAGAACTCTAGAAATTGGAAGCGACGGCGATGAAAGGCAGTGAATTCAAGCAGCACCATAGGCAGCACCCTTAAGTCATCCGGATGGATAGATGATGTTtggccaaaaaagaaaataaaatcgaTTTCCCACAGCATGACCAGATTCAAATCCACTACAACAACATGCAAACATCAACAATTTCAATATCAACAAACAAAAACATCAAAATTGGCATTGTCGCGTGCAACGCCATCACGGTGGTTGTATCGTCGAGCTCCACCGACAAAGGTGTGAATGGATCCGGCCTTCCTTATGACGGATCCAGGCCACACCAGGCCGCAACCCTCCTCTTCGCACTCGTCGCCAAGCCATCTGCCATCGGGGCCTACTGTAACGAtccgcctctcccaggccgggtccacttacatctggcagctttcataggtcatagactgccctcatagactaacacatgtcttttctgcacactttgtcctcactcgtgtgcacccgggaagaattttccggtcggtcacccattccaaattgctccaggccaagcgcgcttaaccctggagttctttggagattggcttccggaaaagaagttgcaacttgttgatatgagtattctattaatacTATTAAGCCCTAGAACAGGATGTTACACCCttacccccttaagagagatcgacgcccccgtcgatcaaccacaggccaggaacgtcctctcttggccacgtccatgtgtccagtgttagcgcatgtgccatgctgtgtaaccactcccggtctacaccagccatgcgcaccatgcctgcgcaactgcgacacacgcgtcacccatcccaaattgctccaggccaagcgcGTTTAACCCTAGAGTtttttggagattggcttccggaaaagaagttgcaacttgttgatatgagtattctattaatcctattaagccctaggccgggatgttacaccctcacccccttaagagagatcaacgcccccaggccaggaacgtcctctcttggccacgtccatgtgtccagtgccagcgcatgtgccatgctgtgtaaccactcccggtctacaccagccatgcgcaccatgcctgcgcaactgcgacacacgcgcccgtgaaaccgcgagagtcggctctgataccattttgtaacgacCCGCCtcgtcacccatcccaaattgctccccaggccaggaacgtcctctcttggccagagtcggctctgataccattttgtaacgacccgcctctcccaggccgggcccacttacatcagGCTCATTTTGTAACGACCCattttcataggtcatagactgccctcacagaccggtcggtcacccatcctaaattgctccaggccaagcacgcttaaccctggagttctttggagattgacttccggaaaagaagttgcaacttgttgatatgagtattctgttaatcctattaagccctaggccgggatgttacacctaCCAATGCCAGATCTAACGGTCCCGAGGTCCATCGTCGCCGGATCTGGTGGTCCTGAGGCGGACCCCTCCGCTGTCGTCACTGTCTAAAGTCTTGCTTGCTGTTACCATTGACGtcccgaggccgccgcctctTGGAGCTGTTGGGCGATAGAGTGGAGAGGGAGAACGAGTGGAGAGGAGATGGATGGATGAGAATGAGTGGAGGAGAGTGTCTCCCGGGCTGATAAGGCCTCCAATGTTTTTGCTGATAGTCCTATTAAGATGGATATCTATAAAAGTAGGGTTATTTTTACAAGCTGCCCTCTCTTTGCCTATGAAAATCAAGTTGGTCCATAATTGGATGCTCTTGGTGTATTTTCACTAacgtttctctttttttcatcACCGGCGAAAAAATAGGAGGTGacatcaggaaaaaaaatcatttttagtagTGTCACTCACCCTCTCGAAAACCCTAGCAAGTGGTGAGCTCAGGCAAAAGCTAAGTTAATTTTTTACTGTACTTTAGGAAAATTTTGTCTTAAATTTGATCCAAGTTGTGTTTATTCCTGATCATATAATAGTGCTTAAAGTAGTGAGATCAATCAGCTAGGAGTAGCTCGCTGTGCTACAATGGTGCATGATCAGGTCAGCTTGTTTCTGCAAGATGCACAGGAGTTTCTGCAAGATGCAGAGG
The Oryza sativa Japonica Group chromosome 6, ASM3414082v1 DNA segment above includes these coding regions:
- the LOC4339882 gene encoding uMP-CMP kinase 1 isoform X1; this encodes MAHANKNHIESFPPPGKKITIVFVIGGPGSGKGTQCAKIVKQFGFTHLSAGDLLREEAKYDTEQGTMIKNLMNEGKLVSSDLIVKLLFKAMRESGNDKFLVDGFPRNEENRHAYENIIHIEPEFLLFIDCSKEEMERRILNRNQGRDDDNIDTIRRRFDVFQQQTLPVIQYYEKRGKLRKVDGNRQVDEVFEDVKAIFAQLNNQKIHGGQQASGLSRAQMNPLKRWFFDFFCGEQLTSISKFQVALGLKKKQETDSRNESDMISLRVCGGLWST
- the LOC4339882 gene encoding uMP-CMP kinase 1 isoform X2, with the translated sequence MAHANKNHIESFPPPGKKITIVFVIGGPGSGKGTQCAKIVKQFGFTHLSAGDLLREEAKYDTEQGTMIKNLMNEGKLVSSDLIVKLLFKAMRESGNDKFLVDGFPRNEENRHAYENIIHIEPEFLLFIDCSKEEMERRILNRNQGRDDDNIDTIRRRFDVFQQQTLPVIQYYEKRGKLRKVDGNRQVDEVFEDVKAIFAQLNNQKIHGGQQASGLSRAQMNPLKRWFFDFFCGCFGTKEEARN